One part of the Cottoperca gobio chromosome 14, fCotGob3.1, whole genome shotgun sequence genome encodes these proteins:
- the LOC115018520 gene encoding flotillin-2a isoform X4, translated as MIENELLGYACEQFLGKSVVEIKSVILQTLEGHLRAILGTLTVEQIYQDRDRFASLVREVASPDVGRMGIEILSFTIKDVYDKVEYLSSLGKAQTAAVQRDADIGVAEAERDAGIREAECKREMMDVKFLADTKMADSKRELEMEKASFNQEVNTKKAEAQLAYELQAAKEQQKIRLEEIEIEVVQRKKQIVIEDKEIDRTEKELVATVKRPAEAEAYKMQQMAEGRKIKAVLTAQAEADKIRLIGEAEASSIEVVGKAEAERMRLKAEAFQKYGEAAKTALVLEALPLIASKVAAPLSKTSEIVILSGEGSRVTGEVTRLLAELPVSVNALTGVDLTKIPLLQKMMSPQSQTAI; from the exons ATGATAGAAAATGAGCTGCTGGGTTACGCCTGCGAACAGTTCCTGGGGAAGTCAGTCGTTGAGATCAAGAGTGTCATCCTGCAGACCCTCGAAGGTCACCTGCGCGCCATCCTTG GCACCCTAACCGTTGAGCAGATTTAccaagacagagacagatttgCCTCTCTGGTGCGAGAGGTGGCATCACCTGATGTCGGCCGCATGGGCATCGAGATCCTCAGCTTCACCATCAAG GATGTTTATGATAAAGTGGAGTACCTGAGCTCACTAGGCAAAGCTCAAACGGCTGCAGTACAGAGGGATGCAGACATCGGAGtggcagaggcagagagagacgcTGGCATCAGG GAAGctgagtgtaagagagagaTGATGGATGTCAAGTTCTTAGCTGACACAAAAATGGCCGACTCCAAACGAGAGCTGGAAATGGAGAAAGCCTCCTTTAATCAAGAAGTGAACACAAAG AAAGCAGAAGCTCAGCTGGCGTATGAGCTGCAGGCGGCCAAAGAGCAGCAGAAGATCCGTCTGGAGGAGATCGAGATCGAGGTGGtgcagaggaagaagcagaTCGTTATTGAGGATAAGGAGATCGACCGCACGGAAAAGGAGCTCGTCGCCACCGTGAAGAGACCTGCCGAGGCCGAAGCTTACAAGATGCAGCAGATGGCTGAGGGACGGAA gATAAAGGCGGTGCTGACGGCGCAGGCAGAGGCCGACAAGATCCGCCTCATCGGTGAAGCAGAGGCCTCCTCTATTGAAGTGGTGGGGAAGGCAGAGGCTGAGAGGATGAGGCTGAAAGCGGAAGCCTTCCAGAAATACGGCGAGGCTGCCAAGACCGCTCTGGTCCTGGAGGCTCTGCCCCTG ATTGCCAGTAAGGTGGCTGCACCCCTGTCCAAGACCTCTGAGATCGTCATCCTGAGTGGGGAAGGCAGCCGCGTTACCGGAGAGGTGACCCGTCTGTTAGCTGAACTCCCCGTGTCCGTCAACGCCCTCACGGGAGTGGATCTGACTAAG ATCCCTCTGCTGCAGAAGATGATGAGCCCACAGTCTCAAACAGCCATCTGA
- the eral1 gene encoding GTPase Era, mitochondrial — protein MASRLCSRFLRDSAVLSRLVVGSARQDSASWSLTAGNAACSRGWRNGFIFTPACFITSEAFLNRLMKGKAAEADGSLYRHPASVPPDDGEQLSLLLRHPDQPDNSKVLKVALIGAPNAGKSTLSNQLLGKKVFAVSKKVHTTRSRALGVLTEENTQIILLDTPGFTTASKVKRHKLEKTLLLDPWSTVKEADMVVVLVDVSDRWMCRRLDFEVLKCLAQHPNVPAVLVLNKVDLLKAKDRLLDLTAELTCGVVNGRKLRVRPVIKPPWAEKRAKRDPESSAHEDNTGPEGDADPDSGLSTEQLKAVKSEQGWPHFKEVFMLSSLDKEDVETLKSYLMVAAKPGLWHYHSEVLTDQTPEQVCTNIIREKLLEYLPLEVPYSITQLVEHWHDGENGDLQISVKLYVNKESHMNMAIGRAGQMVARMAKEAAEDLSDIFLREVKLNLTFKLKK, from the exons ATGGCGTCCAGGTTGTGCTCGCGGTTCTTAAGAGACTCCGCCGTCCTCTCCAGACTGGTCGTCGGGTCTGCTCGACAGGACAGTGCGTCATGGTCTCTCACAGCGG GAAACGCTGCCTGCAGCAGAGGATGGAGGAATGGCTTTATCTTCACTCCGGCTTGTTTTATTACATCAGAGGCATTTCTCAACAGACTGATGAAAGgcaaagcagcagaggcagacGGCAGTTTGTATCGCCATCCAGCGTCAGTTCCGCCAGACGACG gtgaACAATTATCCTTGTTACTGAGACATCCAGATCAGCCGGACAACTCAAAGGTTTTGAAAGTGGCCCTAATAGGTGCCCCGAATGCTGGGAAGTCCACATTGTCCAATCAGCTCCTTGGAAAAAAG GTGTTTGCTGTGTCCAAGAAAGTGCACACTACGCGCTCACGTGCCCTGGGCGTCCTCACAGAGGAGAACACACAGATA ATTTTGCTGGACACTCCTGGTTTCACCACGGCATCAAAGGTCAAAAg ACACAAGCTAGAGAAGACATTGCTCTTGGATCCTTGGAGCACGGTCAAAGAAGCTGACATGG TGGTCGTCTTGGTGGATGTGTCGGACAGATGGATGTGCAGAAGGCTTGACTTCGAAGTGCTCAAATGCCTGGCCCAGCACCCTAATGTCCCCGCAGTCCTGGTGCTCAATAAG GTAGACCTGCTTAAGGCTAAGGACAGGCTGCTGGACTTAACAGCAGAGTTGACATGTGGAGTGGTGAACGGACGCAAATTGCGGGTCAGGCCAGTGATCAAGCCTCCGTGGGCTGAGAAGAGGGCAAAGAGGGACCCGGAGTCATCGGCTCACGAGGACAACACGGGGCCCGAGGGCGATGCTGATCCCGACTCTGGGCTGAGCACAGAGCAGCTGAAGGCGGTGAAGAGCGAGCAGGGCTGGCCTCACTTCAAGGAAGTCTTCATGCTCTCCTCTCTGGACAAAGAGGACGTGGAGACGCTGAAG AGCTACTTAATGGTTGCAGCCAAGCCAGGGTTGTGGCACTACCACAGTGAAGTCCTGACAGACCAGACTCCCGAGCAGGTGTGCACCAACATCATCCGAGAGAAGCTTCTGGAGTATCTGCCCCTGGAAGTGCCCTATTCAATCACACAG CTTGTTGAGCATTGGCATGATGGAGAAAATGGCGATCTCCAAATATCTGTGAAACTTTATGTCAACAAAGAGTCTCACATG AACATGGCGATAGGCAGAGCCGGCCAGATGGTGGCGCGTATGGCCAAAGAGGCGGCTGAGGACCTGAGTGACATCTTCCTGAGGGAAGTGAAGCTGAATCTGACATTCAAGCTGAAGAAGTGA
- the LOC115018520 gene encoding flotillin-2a isoform X2: MGNCHTVGPNEALVVSGGCCGSDQKTYVVGGWSWAWWLISDIQRMSLEVMTILCRCENIETSEGVPLDVTGVAQVKVMIENELLGYACEQFLGKSVVEIKSVILQTLEGHLRAILGTLTVEQIYQDRDRFASLVREVASPDVGRMGIEILSFTIKDVYDKVEYLSSLGKAQTAAVQRDADIGVAEAERDAGIREAECKREMMDVKFLADTKMADSKRELEMEKASFNQEVNTKKAEAQLAYELQAAKEQQKIRLEEIEIEVVQRKKQIVIEDKEIDRTEKELVATVKRPAEAEAYKMQQMAEGRKIKAVLTAQAEADKIRLIGEAEASSIEVVGKAEAERMRLKAEAFQKYGEAAKTALVLEALPLIASKVAAPLSKTSEIVILSGEGSRVTGEVTRLLAELPVSVNALTGVDLTKIPLLQKMMSPQSQTAI; the protein is encoded by the exons GTGGCTGCTGTGGCTCAGATCAGAAGACGTATGTTGTGGGAGGCTGGTCTTGGGCCTGGTGGCTCATCTCTGACATCCAGAG AATGTCTCTGGAGGTTATGACCATCCTCTGTCGCTGTGAGAATATCGAAACTTCGGAGGGTGTTCCCCTGGATGTGACAGGGGTGGCTCAG GTGAAGGTGATGATAGAAAATGAGCTGCTGGGTTACGCCTGCGAACAGTTCCTGGGGAAGTCAGTCGTTGAGATCAAGAGTGTCATCCTGCAGACCCTCGAAGGTCACCTGCGCGCCATCCTTG GCACCCTAACCGTTGAGCAGATTTAccaagacagagacagatttgCCTCTCTGGTGCGAGAGGTGGCATCACCTGATGTCGGCCGCATGGGCATCGAGATCCTCAGCTTCACCATCAAG GATGTTTATGATAAAGTGGAGTACCTGAGCTCACTAGGCAAAGCTCAAACGGCTGCAGTACAGAGGGATGCAGACATCGGAGtggcagaggcagagagagacgcTGGCATCAGG GAAGctgagtgtaagagagagaTGATGGATGTCAAGTTCTTAGCTGACACAAAAATGGCCGACTCCAAACGAGAGCTGGAAATGGAGAAAGCCTCCTTTAATCAAGAAGTGAACACAAAG AAAGCAGAAGCTCAGCTGGCGTATGAGCTGCAGGCGGCCAAAGAGCAGCAGAAGATCCGTCTGGAGGAGATCGAGATCGAGGTGGtgcagaggaagaagcagaTCGTTATTGAGGATAAGGAGATCGACCGCACGGAAAAGGAGCTCGTCGCCACCGTGAAGAGACCTGCCGAGGCCGAAGCTTACAAGATGCAGCAGATGGCTGAGGGACGGAA gATAAAGGCGGTGCTGACGGCGCAGGCAGAGGCCGACAAGATCCGCCTCATCGGTGAAGCAGAGGCCTCCTCTATTGAAGTGGTGGGGAAGGCAGAGGCTGAGAGGATGAGGCTGAAAGCGGAAGCCTTCCAGAAATACGGCGAGGCTGCCAAGACCGCTCTGGTCCTGGAGGCTCTGCCCCTG ATTGCCAGTAAGGTGGCTGCACCCCTGTCCAAGACCTCTGAGATCGTCATCCTGAGTGGGGAAGGCAGCCGCGTTACCGGAGAGGTGACCCGTCTGTTAGCTGAACTCCCCGTGTCCGTCAACGCCCTCACGGGAGTGGATCTGACTAAG ATCCCTCTGCTGCAGAAGATGATGAGCCCACAGTCTCAAACAGCCATCTGA
- the LOC115018520 gene encoding flotillin-2a isoform X1 translates to MGNCHTVGPNEALVVSGGCCGSDQKTYVVGGWSWAWWLISDIQRITLEIMTLQPKCDDVETAEGVAITVTGVAQVKVMIENELLGYACEQFLGKSVVEIKSVILQTLEGHLRAILGTLTVEQIYQDRDRFASLVREVASPDVGRMGIEILSFTIKDVYDKVEYLSSLGKAQTAAVQRDADIGVAEAERDAGIREAECKREMMDVKFLADTKMADSKRELEMEKASFNQEVNTKKAEAQLAYELQAAKEQQKIRLEEIEIEVVQRKKQIVIEDKEIDRTEKELVATVKRPAEAEAYKMQQMAEGRKIKAVLTAQAEADKIRLIGEAEASSIEVVGKAEAERMRLKAEAFQKYGEAAKTALVLEALPLIASKVAAPLSKTSEIVILSGEGSRVTGEVTRLLAELPVSVNALTGVDLTKIPLLQKMMSPQSQTAI, encoded by the exons GTGGCTGCTGTGGCTCAGATCAGAAGACGTATGTTGTGGGAGGCTGGTCTTGGGCCTGGTGGCTCATCTCTGACATCCAGAG GATAACGCTTGAGATTATGACCCTGCAGCCCAAGTGTGATGATGTAGAGACAGCGGAGGGTGTAGCTATTACTGTCACTGGGGTGGCTCAG GTGAAGGTGATGATAGAAAATGAGCTGCTGGGTTACGCCTGCGAACAGTTCCTGGGGAAGTCAGTCGTTGAGATCAAGAGTGTCATCCTGCAGACCCTCGAAGGTCACCTGCGCGCCATCCTTG GCACCCTAACCGTTGAGCAGATTTAccaagacagagacagatttgCCTCTCTGGTGCGAGAGGTGGCATCACCTGATGTCGGCCGCATGGGCATCGAGATCCTCAGCTTCACCATCAAG GATGTTTATGATAAAGTGGAGTACCTGAGCTCACTAGGCAAAGCTCAAACGGCTGCAGTACAGAGGGATGCAGACATCGGAGtggcagaggcagagagagacgcTGGCATCAGG GAAGctgagtgtaagagagagaTGATGGATGTCAAGTTCTTAGCTGACACAAAAATGGCCGACTCCAAACGAGAGCTGGAAATGGAGAAAGCCTCCTTTAATCAAGAAGTGAACACAAAG AAAGCAGAAGCTCAGCTGGCGTATGAGCTGCAGGCGGCCAAAGAGCAGCAGAAGATCCGTCTGGAGGAGATCGAGATCGAGGTGGtgcagaggaagaagcagaTCGTTATTGAGGATAAGGAGATCGACCGCACGGAAAAGGAGCTCGTCGCCACCGTGAAGAGACCTGCCGAGGCCGAAGCTTACAAGATGCAGCAGATGGCTGAGGGACGGAA gATAAAGGCGGTGCTGACGGCGCAGGCAGAGGCCGACAAGATCCGCCTCATCGGTGAAGCAGAGGCCTCCTCTATTGAAGTGGTGGGGAAGGCAGAGGCTGAGAGGATGAGGCTGAAAGCGGAAGCCTTCCAGAAATACGGCGAGGCTGCCAAGACCGCTCTGGTCCTGGAGGCTCTGCCCCTG ATTGCCAGTAAGGTGGCTGCACCCCTGTCCAAGACCTCTGAGATCGTCATCCTGAGTGGGGAAGGCAGCCGCGTTACCGGAGAGGTGACCCGTCTGTTAGCTGAACTCCCCGTGTCCGTCAACGCCCTCACGGGAGTGGATCTGACTAAG ATCCCTCTGCTGCAGAAGATGATGAGCCCACAGTCTCAAACAGCCATCTGA
- the LOC115018520 gene encoding flotillin-2a isoform X3 translates to MTLQPKCDDVETAEGVAITVTGVAQVKVMIENELLGYACEQFLGKSVVEIKSVILQTLEGHLRAILGTLTVEQIYQDRDRFASLVREVASPDVGRMGIEILSFTIKDVYDKVEYLSSLGKAQTAAVQRDADIGVAEAERDAGIREAECKREMMDVKFLADTKMADSKRELEMEKASFNQEVNTKKAEAQLAYELQAAKEQQKIRLEEIEIEVVQRKKQIVIEDKEIDRTEKELVATVKRPAEAEAYKMQQMAEGRKIKAVLTAQAEADKIRLIGEAEASSIEVVGKAEAERMRLKAEAFQKYGEAAKTALVLEALPLIASKVAAPLSKTSEIVILSGEGSRVTGEVTRLLAELPVSVNALTGVDLTKIPLLQKMMSPQSQTAI, encoded by the exons ATGACCCTGCAGCCCAAGTGTGATGATGTAGAGACAGCGGAGGGTGTAGCTATTACTGTCACTGGGGTGGCTCAG GTGAAGGTGATGATAGAAAATGAGCTGCTGGGTTACGCCTGCGAACAGTTCCTGGGGAAGTCAGTCGTTGAGATCAAGAGTGTCATCCTGCAGACCCTCGAAGGTCACCTGCGCGCCATCCTTG GCACCCTAACCGTTGAGCAGATTTAccaagacagagacagatttgCCTCTCTGGTGCGAGAGGTGGCATCACCTGATGTCGGCCGCATGGGCATCGAGATCCTCAGCTTCACCATCAAG GATGTTTATGATAAAGTGGAGTACCTGAGCTCACTAGGCAAAGCTCAAACGGCTGCAGTACAGAGGGATGCAGACATCGGAGtggcagaggcagagagagacgcTGGCATCAGG GAAGctgagtgtaagagagagaTGATGGATGTCAAGTTCTTAGCTGACACAAAAATGGCCGACTCCAAACGAGAGCTGGAAATGGAGAAAGCCTCCTTTAATCAAGAAGTGAACACAAAG AAAGCAGAAGCTCAGCTGGCGTATGAGCTGCAGGCGGCCAAAGAGCAGCAGAAGATCCGTCTGGAGGAGATCGAGATCGAGGTGGtgcagaggaagaagcagaTCGTTATTGAGGATAAGGAGATCGACCGCACGGAAAAGGAGCTCGTCGCCACCGTGAAGAGACCTGCCGAGGCCGAAGCTTACAAGATGCAGCAGATGGCTGAGGGACGGAA gATAAAGGCGGTGCTGACGGCGCAGGCAGAGGCCGACAAGATCCGCCTCATCGGTGAAGCAGAGGCCTCCTCTATTGAAGTGGTGGGGAAGGCAGAGGCTGAGAGGATGAGGCTGAAAGCGGAAGCCTTCCAGAAATACGGCGAGGCTGCCAAGACCGCTCTGGTCCTGGAGGCTCTGCCCCTG ATTGCCAGTAAGGTGGCTGCACCCCTGTCCAAGACCTCTGAGATCGTCATCCTGAGTGGGGAAGGCAGCCGCGTTACCGGAGAGGTGACCCGTCTGTTAGCTGAACTCCCCGTGTCCGTCAACGCCCTCACGGGAGTGGATCTGACTAAG ATCCCTCTGCTGCAGAAGATGATGAGCCCACAGTCTCAAACAGCCATCTGA